Within Fibrobacter sp. UWEL, the genomic segment ATCCAGATTTCAAATAAGGAAAAGGCAGAAGAGGAATGGACCAATATAGAATCCATTTTGAATAAGCCTGAATACCAGCATCTCAAGTGGATGAGTATTGTAGATAAAAAGGAGAATTGCAAGACTAACGATAAGGTTGGCAAACTCTCTCTTGATAAATGGAAAGACTATGCAAAGTCAAAAGCATCAACAATTGATGTAATCATCTTCAAGATGGTGATATCTGAGGGATGGGATATTCCTCGAGCTTGCATGCTGTATCAGGTTCGCGATGTGAAAAGTAAGCAGCTGGATGAACAGGTCATGGGGCGTGTTCGTCGAAATCCAAGGCTAATGGATTTTGAAACACTTACTGCGGAAGCTCAGGAGTTGGCGATGACCGCTTGGGTCTGGGGGATTGTTCCGGAAACTGCAACAACACGACGTGTTAAATTGTATGGAGATGGTGGTTCTGCGATTGTTTCCGAATTAAAAGTAAAAACAACCGTGTTAAAACCTCTTACTCAGCGAAAAGGTTTTGATATAGAATCATTTTTAGCCAATCAAAAAGACCCTGTTGCATTCAAGAGCATTTTTGAGTTGTATTCAAAACTGCGGAATTGTAACGAGGAAATAAAAAGACTGTGTTATAGCTATGCTGGCAGCAGTGTTCAAAGATGGAATAAGTTCTGTGAACATCTAGATGCCATTCAAAAGGAATACGATACTTTCATTTGTAACTATGACGAAAGTATGGATCTTCGCAGGGATGATCAAGGAAATGAAGTTTTATCTTCTTTCCCGTCGAGTTCATCTTATGTTGAAAATGGCAATTTCAATAATATTGATGATTGGGTATGGAAACGAGCGGAAAATACAAATAAATTCTCTTTTGATAGTGAAGCCGAACGTGAATGGTGTTCTGTTTTGCGGAAACTTGCTCAAGAGGGCTTTGCTGCAAGTGTTGACATTGCAAAAGAATTGGAGCCGGCGCTGTTTAACGACAAAAAGGTGGAACTCAAGCATCTTTGGGGTAAGAACTTTATTGAAATGTCTGAAATCAAATTTGAATATTATTCAAATGGCTCCCATTTTTCATATCCAGATTTTGTAATGAAAGACGGTTTTGGTAGGATTCATTTATTTGAGGTCAAAAGCGTGAATAAATCTTCATCTCTTGCTGTTGACAGTGATCAGTATGAAGAAAAAATTTGTGCATTGAAGGATTGCTATAAGTATGCTTCTATTAAGACGGGACACTTTTTTTATATGCCTCTTTTAAAAGAAGATGTATGGCAAATTACTCGTTTTGTAAATGGAGTTGAAGATAGCATTACTGTAGAGAGGCTGACCGATTCATTTCGGGAGGGAAAAGGGTAGCGACCTAGGTGTTTCTTTTCCCAATTGTTTATCAATTTTTTTTTCCACATTTTCCCTCATGGCAACAAGACGTACCCGATCCCTTAAAGAAATCGATCCCGAAACCGCCCGCTGCCTGATGGCAAATTATGTGGGCGATGAGACTCCTGTGGAATCCAGGGTTCATGCTACGGCCATCCAGATGAAGAAGGTGTGTTTCGATACTTATGGGGTCTGCCTGAAGTTGGATGTCGGTGGCCATTTGACAAGCGGCCTTCATTATGTAAAGGCTGTTGTGGAAAGCAACACCGCTGTTAAGATTTGGGTTGCGGAAACTCGCAAAGTATAAACTGTGATTTTTTACTGATTATTTACAAATTAACGCTTGCCAAGAAATGGCGTAATGCTATATTCATCCCGAGCGCTACGAAATAGTCTCCGAAGCATCCGAAAAGAATCGGATGCTTTTCTGTTATGTGTTTTTCCTTTAATGGTGTATTGTGCCTTGGAGGAAAACGGAAAAAGTAGACAAGGAGACTGTATGGTCAAAGTTGCAAAAGATGTAAATTTAAGGTATATTGTAAGCCAGAGGTTTCCCGTGTGCCAAATATCCATGAATATTCCAGAAGAGGTATTGTTTGATACCCACATGAACAAGGAACGTGCACTTTCTTTTGCAAAGTGTGCCGTTGCTCTGGAATTTTATAGAAATCTTGGAGTTTCTGTTGGGTATTGCGCTGAGATTGCGGGAATGACCGAAGAGGACTTTGTAAAGTATCTCGGTAGCAAGGGCATTTCCATATTCCATTTTGAAAACGAAAATGAGTTTATGGAAGAACTGAAAAATGCGTAGAGTTGTAATTAATTCTACCCCATTAATCATTCTTGGAAATTTAAACCTTTTGAACGTACTTCACCGTTTGTATGGTGTGGTGTCTGTTCCGCAGGCCGTTATTAGAGAGATAACGGCAAAGAAAACTGCCAAATTTCTAGGTTTAACTGTAACTGGAACATTAGGAGTCTTGCTTAAAGCGAAATCAAATGGAATTATCGGTGAAGTAAAACCTATTATGGATGAGATGAATCGTCTTTCTTTTTATGTTAGCGAAGGTGTTCGTAATATGGTTTTAACGCAGGCTGGAGAGTTGGATAAGTGACCTGTTTCTTCGTTAGTGATTTGCATATTGATTTTTATGCGCCTTTGACAAGGACGGTGCCTTTGCTGCGCCGTTGCTTTGAGGATTTCTTTGAGAAACATTTTTTGCTGGCGGATGTTTGCTGTATCGCTGGGGACATTGCGAATAATTACTTCACCTATGTAGAGTTCCTGAAGTTTATTTCGGAAAAGTATAGCCAAGTTTATATCTGCCTGGGCAATCACGATGTCATTACGGAACGTGAGGGTGTGTTTGGGGCAGATCGTGACTTTCCTACTTCCGAAAGTAAGATTGCGTTCTACTTGCAGGAGGCTGCAAAAATTCCCAACGTCCACCTGCTGGAAAATAGTGCGTTGGGCGGATTTGCGGGTTGCATGGGGATGTGCGATTTCAGCTATAAGCACAATCCGGATGCTCGCATTGAAGATTACAAGTTAATGTGGAAAGTTCGCTGGTTTGATGGACGCCACTGGAATTACAAGGGCAATGATGTGGCTGCTCTCTGGGCTCACTATAAGTCCGTCATGAATGACCTGACGGCGGCTCGCCCGAAAATCATGATGACTCATTTTCTGCCTATGGAATTCGGCATGGCGGAAATGTACCTGACCAATCCCAACTCCACCTACTTCTTCTTTCAGGGAGATGAATTCCTGAAAAATCTGGACGAGGGTTCCATCTGGCAGGCGGGACACACTCACTCTGCCATCAAGCGGGTGGTTCGCGATAGCTTGGGTAAATCCCATCTCTTGCTTTGCAATCCTGTTGGGTATCCCACAGAACATCCTTATGAAGAAAACAACCTAAAGCGAGAAGATTTTCTTCTTGAAATATAAAACTGCTGAATCTTGAAAAACTTAGGAGGCACTTTAGTGCCCCTAAGACTGTAAAACAAATGACCCTTAAGCAACGCTTATGGGTCTGAAGTTTTACATGGGGGTCCAGGGGGGCGGAGCCCCTTGCGTCATTATTCCTTGTCCTTGGGCAATACCAAATTCAGGATTACGGCTAGCAGGAACACCACGGCCACGCAGTTTTCTGCGAAGATGGTCTGGATGATCTGGGGGAATGCCTTGAACATGCCTGTTGCCTGAGTGAAGCCTAGGCCTACGCTGAGGGAGAGGCTCACGATGATCATGTTGCGCTGGCTAAAGCCGCTCTTGGCCATCATGCCGAAACCTGCAAACAGG encodes:
- a CDS encoding DUF3368 domain-containing protein, producing the protein MRRVVINSTPLIILGNLNLLNVLHRLYGVVSVPQAVIREITAKKTAKFLGLTVTGTLGVLLKAKSNGIIGEVKPIMDEMNRLSFYVSEGVRNMVLTQAGELDK
- a CDS encoding UPF0175 family protein, whose translation is MVKVAKDVNLRYIVSQRFPVCQISMNIPEEVLFDTHMNKERALSFAKCAVALEFYRNLGVSVGYCAEIAGMTEEDFVKYLGSKGISIFHFENENEFMEELKNA
- a CDS encoding DEAD/DEAH box helicase family protein, with amino-acid sequence MLQEAKDLQCNAVSRLMDVVDKKHVVTFRAPTGSGKTRMMSDFMNRVLANNDDVVFLVSTLSKGNLAKQNYDVFQECADTGVFPNLNPFLISSEAGEEESVFIPTDYNVYVLARDLYKDGSRLKQGALENFLRTMTAYFLGQGLNKKIYLIKDECHQATNNLDSLSSEYFSKTIMMSATPNLKRGQKPDVVISDEDAQDVKLIKKVVWGAEEDTVENAFQKFEEVKEKYRNLLGVNPCLIIQISNKEKAEEEWTNIESILNKPEYQHLKWMSIVDKKENCKTNDKVGKLSLDKWKDYAKSKASTIDVIIFKMVISEGWDIPRACMLYQVRDVKSKQLDEQVMGRVRRNPRLMDFETLTAEAQELAMTAWVWGIVPETATTRRVKLYGDGGSAIVSELKVKTTVLKPLTQRKGFDIESFLANQKDPVAFKSIFELYSKLRNCNEEIKRLCYSYAGSSVQRWNKFCEHLDAIQKEYDTFICNYDESMDLRRDDQGNEVLSSFPSSSSYVENGNFNNIDDWVWKRAENTNKFSFDSEAEREWCSVLRKLAQEGFAASVDIAKELEPALFNDKKVELKHLWGKNFIEMSEIKFEYYSNGSHFSYPDFVMKDGFGRIHLFEVKSVNKSSSLAVDSDQYEEKICALKDCYKYASIKTGHFFYMPLLKEDVWQITRFVNGVEDSITVERLTDSFREGKG
- a CDS encoding metallophosphoesterase — translated: MTCFFVSDLHIDFYAPLTRTVPLLRRCFEDFFEKHFLLADVCCIAGDIANNYFTYVEFLKFISEKYSQVYICLGNHDVITEREGVFGADRDFPTSESKIAFYLQEAAKIPNVHLLENSALGGFAGCMGMCDFSYKHNPDARIEDYKLMWKVRWFDGRHWNYKGNDVAALWAHYKSVMNDLTAARPKIMMTHFLPMEFGMAEMYLTNPNSTYFFFQGDEFLKNLDEGSIWQAGHTHSAIKRVVRDSLGKSHLLLCNPVGYPTEHPYEENNLKREDFLLEI